One Paraburkholderia agricolaris DNA segment encodes these proteins:
- a CDS encoding YjbH domain-containing protein, with protein MATRSRGQLFVLAPTAVAVASFLAFSASVQAAEPALNALGQAGGLVIPYAFALPEGTGEVQYNNYIDPRYGKQATGSEVYWGAFGLLPYVEVAGGLANYPTVKSVQFTGEEHFIFRHLMANVKVEVPKFFKYQPNIAFGVTDIGGQTHFFRSKYGVVSQAFGPVTLTAGYGRGDRLDGLFGGAQVSLWNTGLSLLAEDDSKTPYAGVRYQSPRISWLADANVIGTFMRSIRSTDGVAPRTSFSVGIQIPLGKRFSGARCAEGLCDGPQVPAAQTADADDDGAIRLASLQPVDTRAANAGHSALAAAPITYVPPLQSYASVMLSDVTAGKSSDTPSAAIPEALDTSALDEIAAQLFAAGLERVRVGVSGRDLVVEYENHRYNQNEADALGIALGVASVNAPHGTARIHVVIKKANEPIGEVIVDRDAFAQFIAGGAPTAAGASLTMRTRPTYDADSIAWHGNEHTHGLTRIQIEPVVSYLYGTEYGVFDVSLGANIEGFVPLWRGAELYASYIAPLYNTKNMDEGRVFSDYRLRGGLNAVALAQSFWIMPQVFNVASIGKFDYSYVGVQNETTVFVPGRPDLIRLRLAYFHHEPGHDELPSEKNAELTYRWVQPSWKLWIEAGVARFVGGDKGPVATLTRWFDDVSVSVHGEHSGQGTFVGAAVSFPLTLRQGMKPGISQVYGSEQFGLDFRTRVGSTNYLSANAAENMSFPYSTQQYLLNQGRFSGEYFSTQLYRMRDAYLRYGRPPSDGTDGTDRTKQKPQVSVPAVSTGAVLSQGICGNGLQGVGDGRALAPVNCE; from the coding sequence ATGGCCACGAGATCACGCGGACAACTATTCGTATTGGCGCCGACAGCCGTTGCAGTCGCTTCCTTTCTGGCATTTTCGGCATCGGTACAAGCGGCCGAGCCGGCGTTGAATGCGTTAGGCCAGGCCGGTGGCCTAGTCATTCCGTATGCGTTTGCTTTGCCCGAAGGTACAGGAGAAGTTCAGTACAACAACTACATCGACCCGCGATACGGAAAACAGGCGACCGGCTCAGAAGTCTATTGGGGCGCCTTCGGACTGCTGCCTTACGTTGAAGTTGCGGGCGGGCTGGCCAACTATCCGACGGTCAAGTCGGTTCAGTTCACTGGCGAGGAGCATTTCATATTTCGGCATCTGATGGCCAATGTCAAGGTCGAAGTACCGAAGTTCTTCAAGTATCAGCCGAACATTGCGTTCGGTGTGACGGACATTGGTGGTCAGACACATTTCTTCCGTTCGAAGTACGGCGTGGTGTCGCAAGCGTTCGGACCGGTGACATTGACGGCCGGTTACGGCCGGGGCGATCGACTTGACGGTTTGTTCGGCGGCGCGCAGGTCTCGCTGTGGAACACGGGGCTGTCGCTGCTCGCAGAAGATGATTCGAAGACGCCTTATGCCGGTGTACGTTATCAATCGCCGCGAATTAGCTGGCTTGCCGATGCGAACGTGATCGGCACGTTCATGCGCTCGATTCGTTCGACCGATGGCGTGGCGCCGCGCACTTCATTCTCGGTGGGCATTCAGATTCCGCTGGGCAAGCGCTTTAGCGGTGCGCGTTGTGCAGAGGGCTTGTGCGACGGGCCGCAAGTACCCGCAGCCCAAACCGCGGATGCCGACGATGACGGCGCCATCCGCCTCGCCAGCCTGCAACCGGTGGACACACGCGCAGCCAATGCCGGGCACAGTGCACTGGCCGCCGCGCCGATCACGTATGTGCCGCCTTTGCAGTCGTATGCGTCCGTGATGCTGAGTGACGTGACAGCGGGTAAATCGTCCGACACGCCGTCTGCCGCCATTCCGGAAGCGCTGGATACCTCCGCGCTCGATGAGATCGCCGCGCAACTGTTTGCTGCCGGACTCGAACGTGTGCGTGTCGGGGTCAGCGGTCGCGATCTGGTGGTCGAGTACGAGAACCATCGCTACAACCAGAACGAAGCCGATGCGCTCGGTATTGCGCTCGGTGTCGCGAGTGTGAATGCACCTCATGGCACCGCCAGGATTCACGTGGTCATCAAGAAGGCCAATGAACCAATAGGCGAAGTCATTGTGGACCGCGACGCATTTGCGCAGTTCATTGCCGGCGGCGCGCCGACAGCTGCGGGTGCTTCATTGACGATGCGTACGCGTCCAACCTACGACGCGGATTCGATCGCATGGCATGGCAACGAACACACGCATGGGTTGACGCGGATTCAGATCGAGCCGGTGGTCAGTTACCTGTACGGCACCGAGTACGGTGTCTTCGATGTTTCGCTGGGCGCCAACATTGAAGGATTCGTGCCGCTTTGGCGGGGTGCGGAGTTGTACGCGAGCTATATCGCGCCGCTCTACAACACCAAAAACATGGACGAGGGCCGGGTGTTCAGCGATTACCGCTTGCGCGGTGGCCTGAATGCGGTCGCCCTGGCGCAAAGCTTCTGGATCATGCCGCAAGTGTTCAACGTGGCATCGATCGGAAAGTTCGACTACTCGTACGTCGGTGTGCAGAACGAAACCACGGTATTCGTGCCGGGACGCCCCGATCTGATTCGTCTGCGGCTCGCCTATTTTCACCATGAACCGGGTCATGACGAATTGCCGAGCGAGAAGAATGCCGAGCTGACTTACCGCTGGGTCCAACCGTCCTGGAAGCTGTGGATCGAAGCCGGGGTGGCGCGTTTTGTTGGAGGAGACAAGGGACCGGTTGCGACACTGACACGCTGGTTCGACGACGTATCAGTGAGTGTGCATGGCGAACATAGCGGGCAGGGCACGTTTGTGGGGGCAGCAGTCAGCTTCCCACTGACGTTGCGCCAGGGCATGAAGCCGGGGATCAGCCAGGTGTACGGCTCGGAGCAGTTCGGGCTCGATTTCCGCACGCGGGTGGGCTCGACGAATTACCTGTCGGCCAATGCGGCGGAGAACATGAGTTTCCCGTATAGCACACAGCAGTATTTGTTGAATCAGGGCCGCTTTAGCGGCGAGTACTTCTCGACTCAGCTCTATCGGATGCGTGATGCGTATCTGCGTTACGGGCGGCCGCCTAGTGACGGTACTGACGGCACTGACCGCACGAAACAGAAACCGCAAGTGAGTGTGCCTGCCGTGTCGACGGGCGCCGTGCTTTCACAGGGCATCTGCGGAAACGGTTTGCAGGGTGTAGGCGACGGACGGGCTTTGGCACCGGTCAATTGTGAATGA